In Bacillus cytotoxicus NVH 391-98, the following are encoded in one genomic region:
- the hemH gene encoding ferrochelatase translates to MMKKKIGLLVMAYGTPESLEDVEAYYTHIRHGCKPSAEALEDLIMRYKAIGGISPLAKITKEQARQLTASLNEKFTDYEFVCYLGLKHIAPFIEDAVADMKREGIEKAISIVLAPHYSTFSIQAYNDRAIHASREIGGPVIEPIEQWYDEPKFIAYWANQIKETFGKIKHKEKAVVIFSAHSLPEKIIAAGDPYVEQLQHTADLIAAEAGIPHYTIGWQSAGNTGEPWIGPDVQDLTRDLYKQNGYESFIYCPVGFVAEHLEVLYDNDYECKVVTDELRVAYFRPAMPNTQDVFIDCLTEIVSKKVNKMIDNKLILNNN, encoded by the coding sequence ATAATGAAAAAGAAAATAGGTTTACTTGTAATGGCATATGGAACACCGGAATCGTTGGAGGATGTAGAAGCGTATTACACGCATATTCGACATGGTTGTAAACCATCTGCGGAAGCGCTTGAAGATTTAATTATGCGCTATAAAGCAATTGGTGGTATTTCACCACTTGCAAAAATTACAAAGGAACAAGCTCGTCAGTTAACTGCTTCATTGAATGAAAAATTTACAGATTATGAATTTGTTTGTTACTTAGGATTGAAGCACATTGCTCCTTTTATTGAAGATGCAGTAGCAGATATGAAGCGTGAGGGGATCGAAAAGGCAATTAGTATCGTATTAGCGCCCCATTATTCAACATTTAGTATTCAAGCATATAATGACCGTGCAATTCATGCTTCAAGAGAAATAGGAGGTCCTGTCATTGAACCGATTGAACAGTGGTATGACGAGCCGAAATTTATTGCATACTGGGCAAATCAAATAAAAGAAACATTTGGGAAAATTAAACATAAAGAAAAAGCGGTTGTCATTTTTTCAGCGCATAGTTTACCAGAAAAAATTATTGCTGCTGGTGATCCTTACGTAGAACAGCTCCAGCATACTGCAGATTTAATTGCAGCAGAAGCTGGCATTCCACATTATACAATTGGCTGGCAAAGTGCGGGGAATACAGGGGAGCCGTGGATTGGACCAGATGTGCAAGATTTAACGAGAGATTTGTATAAACAGAATGGTTATGAATCTTTTATATATTGTCCAGTAGGTTTTGTGGCAGAGCATTTAGAGGTTTTATATGACAATGATTATGAATGTAAAGTTGTGACGGATGAATTACGTGTTGCATACTTTAGACCAGCTATGCCAAACACGCAAGATGTATTTATTGATTGTTTAACTGAAA